In Deltaproteobacteria bacterium, a genomic segment contains:
- the guaB gene encoding IMP dehydrogenase, with the protein MPKNNNMKEGLAFDDVLLAPAYSEILPRDVDTSTRLTNTIKLNIPLLSAAMDTVTESRMAIAIAQEGGMGIIHKNITIEEQAIEVDKVKKYESVIILKPRTLDPEQRLYDVLEIKKTEQISSFPIVKNGKLVGILTNRDLRFEKNLSKKISDVMTKELVTAPVGTSIEKAKAILHRHRIEKLPVVDKNGQLKGLITINDIEKREKYPNSCKDKLGRLMVGAAIGVSFDREARVEALLNAGADIIAIDTAHGHSKGVLNAIRDTRKNFPKCQLIAGNVGTSEGAEALIKAGVDVIKVGIGPGSICTTRIVTGVGIPQITAIMNCAAVARKKNIPVIADGGVKFSGDMVKAIAAGADSVMIGGLFAGTDESPGETVLYQGRTYKMYRGMGSIEAMKKGSKDRYFQDDVESELKLIPEGIEGRVPHKGPVSSTIFQLIGGLKSGMGYCGSRTIPLLQKKAKLVKITFAGLRESHVHDVIITKEAPNYKVVE; encoded by the coding sequence ATGCCAAAAAATAATAATATGAAAGAAGGTCTTGCCTTTGACGATGTTTTATTAGCGCCGGCATATTCAGAGATACTGCCAAGGGATGTGGATACATCTACACGACTTACAAATACAATCAAATTAAACATCCCTCTTTTAAGCGCTGCCATGGATACGGTTACGGAATCCCGCATGGCCATTGCCATAGCGCAGGAAGGCGGCATGGGTATAATCCATAAAAATATTACCATAGAAGAACAGGCAATAGAGGTTGACAAGGTAAAAAAATACGAAAGTGTTATCATACTTAAACCCAGAACCCTTGACCCGGAGCAGCGTTTATACGACGTATTGGAGATAAAAAAGACTGAGCAGATATCCAGTTTTCCCATAGTGAAAAACGGGAAGCTCGTAGGCATCCTTACCAACAGAGATTTAAGATTTGAAAAAAACCTCTCCAAAAAAATATCGGATGTGATGACAAAAGAGCTTGTAACAGCGCCTGTTGGCACATCCATAGAAAAAGCAAAAGCCATCCTCCATCGCCACAGGATTGAAAAGCTGCCTGTAGTGGATAAAAACGGGCAACTAAAGGGTTTGATAACCATTAACGATATTGAAAAACGAGAAAAATATCCAAACTCCTGCAAAGATAAACTCGGCAGGCTTATGGTCGGCGCAGCGATTGGCGTTTCTTTTGACCGTGAAGCAAGGGTGGAGGCGCTTTTAAACGCAGGCGCTGATATCATTGCCATTGATACGGCCCACGGCCACAGCAAGGGTGTGCTGAATGCTATTAGGGATACAAGGAAGAACTTTCCCAAATGCCAGCTTATAGCAGGCAATGTCGGGACATCTGAAGGCGCAGAGGCGCTTATAAAAGCCGGTGTTGACGTAATAAAGGTCGGTATCGGTCCAGGTTCTATATGCACGACAAGGATTGTAACAGGTGTTGGCATTCCACAGATAACAGCTATTATGAATTGCGCGGCAGTTGCCAGGAAAAAGAATATACCGGTTATTGCTGATGGCGGCGTAAAGTTTTCAGGAGATATGGTAAAGGCCATTGCCGCCGGCGCAGACTCTGTAATGATCGGCGGACTCTTTGCCGGCACAGATGAAAGCCCCGGCGAAACTGTATTATATCAGGGACGGACATATAAAATGTATAGGGGCATGGGCTCAATTGAAGCTATGAAAAAAGGCAGTAAAGATAGATACTTTCAAGATGATGTTGAGAGTGAACTTAAACTTATTCCTGAGGGTATTGAAGGAAGGGTTCCGCATAAAGGGCCGGTATCTTCAACTATATTTCAGCTTATTGGCGGCTTAAAATCAGGCATGGGGTATTGTGGTTCAAGGACTATTCCTCTTCTTCAAAAGAAGGCAAAATTGGTAAAAATAACCTTTGCAGGGCTGCGCGAGAGCCATGTCCACGATGTGATTATCACAAAAGAGGCGCCGAATTATAAGGTGGTGGAGTAG
- a CDS encoding sensor domain-containing diguanylate cyclase, which produces MTTYNMEKEAGETRREPTTVSTGGSVSEDSQRLKQLTTFSELGKAITSTLDLKEILNVVMEKISDLLQPKNWSLLLVDEEKDELYFEIVVGEGADKIKDIRLKIGEGIAGWVAKEGAPLLVPDVNKDPRFYKKVDESSKFTTKSIIAVPLKSRGKCLGVIELINKMFEHGGFKEEDLLVLTTLADYTAIAIENAKFFQRIQELTITDDLTKLYNSRHLYRFLDYETERAKRYKSHIAMIFLDMDKFKEVNDTYGHLNGSKLLTEVAKIISNGLRKVDMACRYGGDEFAIVMPQTSKKQAYLAAEKLRTTINEHMFLKDDGLNLKITASFGVASIPDDAKDTAELIHLSDKAMYRVKNSTRNAVELA; this is translated from the coding sequence ATGACTACTTATAATATGGAAAAAGAGGCCGGAGAAACAAGGCGTGAACCCACGACAGTTTCAACCGGTGGCTCTGTTTCAGAGGACAGCCAGCGGCTAAAACAACTCACCACTTTTAGCGAGCTTGGCAAAGCCATTACCTCTACTCTGGATTTAAAGGAAATCCTGAATGTTGTCATGGAGAAGATAAGCGATCTGCTTCAACCAAAGAACTGGTCGCTTCTTCTTGTGGATGAGGAGAAAGATGAACTTTATTTTGAGATAGTCGTTGGAGAAGGCGCTGATAAGATAAAGGATATAAGGCTGAAGATTGGCGAAGGGATCGCCGGTTGGGTGGCCAAGGAAGGGGCTCCGCTTCTTGTGCCGGATGTTAATAAAGACCCAAGGTTTTACAAAAAAGTGGATGAATCCAGTAAATTTACCACAAAGTCAATAATCGCTGTCCCCTTAAAAAGCAGGGGAAAATGTTTGGGTGTAATAGAGCTTATAAACAAAATGTTTGAACATGGAGGTTTCAAGGAGGAAGACCTCCTTGTTCTTACAACCCTTGCTGACTACACAGCCATTGCAATTGAAAATGCCAAGTTTTTCCAGAGGATTCAGGAACTGACAATAACAGATGACTTGACAAAGTTATACAACTCAAGGCATCTATACCGGTTCCTGGACTACGAGACAGAAAGGGCCAAGCGGTATAAGAGTCATATTGCCATGATATTCCTTGACATGGATAAATTCAAAGAGGTAAACGATACCTATGGCCACCTGAACGGAAGCAAACTCCTTACCGAGGTGGCAAAAATTATTTCAAACGGGCTTAGAAAAGTGGATATGGCCTGCAGATACGGAGGCGATGAGTTTGCAATAGTAATGCCGCAAACCTCAAAAAAACAGGCGTATCTGGCTGCTGAAAAATTGCGGACAACCATAAATGAGCATATGTTTTTAAAAGACGACGGATTAAACCTGAAGATTACAGCCAGTTTTGGTGTTGCCTCCATACCGGATGACGCAAAGGATACGGCAGAACTCATTCATCTATCTGACAAGGCAATGTACCGTGTAAAAAACAGCACAAGAAATGCCGTTGAATTGGCATGA
- a CDS encoding aminotransferase class IV codes for MDDMVFLNGRFLPADKAVVSIFDRGFTYGDGLFETMRSYNGMIFALDLHLKRLIDSARLIGIPIGQNKKYLTHHLEKLLEINNLTIGNAYIKLIVTRGVDYGRLLPSGSLKPTIAIITKPLDAKIKQYQQKGLGAIFLSNKRSLPYIKSLNLLPTVAGLIEAKRMKMQEGIFTDGDKILEGAVTNIFVSDGKGIKTPPIKDGILPGITRRIVIELAKRLCIKITETSLTKNELLRSKEAFLTNSIMGITPLLRIEDKLIGNGKPGALTKRLQQAYKDTVLKRLHP; via the coding sequence ATGGATGATATGGTTTTTTTAAACGGCAGATTCTTACCAGCGGACAAAGCAGTAGTGTCGATATTTGACAGGGGCTTTACTTATGGAGATGGTCTGTTTGAAACTATGCGCTCATATAATGGAATGATATTTGCGTTAGATTTACATCTTAAGCGTCTGATTGACAGCGCCAGACTGATTGGTATCCCTATTGGACAAAATAAAAAATACCTAACGCATCATCTTGAAAAATTACTTGAAATAAATAACCTAACAATTGGAAATGCCTATATAAAATTGATTGTAACAAGAGGGGTAGATTATGGCAGACTGCTGCCTTCCGGCTCGTTAAAGCCCACCATAGCAATTATAACAAAACCATTAGATGCAAAGATAAAACAGTATCAACAGAAAGGCCTTGGCGCTATATTTTTATCCAACAAACGAAGCCTACCCTATATCAAATCTTTAAATCTTTTACCAACTGTTGCAGGATTAATAGAAGCCAAAAGAATGAAAATGCAGGAAGGAATATTTACGGATGGCGATAAAATACTTGAAGGCGCTGTTACCAATATCTTCGTTTCGGATGGAAAAGGCATTAAAACACCGCCGATAAAAGATGGCATCCTTCCAGGAATTACAAGAAGGATTGTAATAGAACTGGCAAAAAGATTATGTATAAAAATCACAGAAACCTCTTTAACAAAAAATGAATTATTGCGCAGCAAAGAGGCGTTTCTTACCAATTCCATAATGGGAATAACGCCTCTTTTAAGGATAGAGGATAAATTAATTGGCAATGGCAAACCCGGCGCGCTGACCAAAAGACTCCAGCAAGCCTATAAAGACACGGTATTAAAGAGATTACATCCTTGA
- a CDS encoding nucleotidyl transferase AbiEii/AbiGii toxin family protein, whose translation MEKTLKEIIRIFEHAGDVKAYALIGGLAVGGWIAPRATKDIDILADLSVTTRSAIERVLKKFLTAGFKGSIQIGAPEDDIKFCIKAVSGEKVPVDIIFASRKWEAEIVEEGLPVELLKGLSIPLVRPEGLITLKLKAGSFQDIADASKLLVEAEYDLQRLRKLAKRARVDKRLERLMEKLELA comes from the coding sequence ATGGAAAAGACCCTCAAAGAGATAATCAGGATTTTTGAACATGCCGGAGATGTTAAGGCTTATGCCCTTATAGGCGGATTGGCTGTCGGCGGATGGATTGCGCCGAGGGCAACAAAGGATATAGATATTCTGGCTGATTTATCCGTTACTACCCGTTCCGCAATAGAACGAGTCCTGAAGAAGTTTTTAACAGCAGGTTTTAAAGGAAGCATACAAATAGGCGCCCCTGAAGATGATATAAAATTTTGTATAAAAGCAGTATCGGGCGAGAAGGTTCCCGTTGATATAATATTTGCCAGCCGGAAATGGGAGGCGGAAATAGTTGAGGAAGGCTTGCCGGTTGAGTTGTTGAAGGGCCTCTCCATTCCTCTGGTTAGGCCGGAGGGCTTGATAACGCTTAAGCTAAAAGCTGGCAGCTTTCAAGACATTGCAGATGCATCAAAGCTTTTAGTCGAAGCCGAGTATGATTTACAAAGATTACGTAAACTGGCAAAGAGGGCAAGGGTTGATAAAAGGCTCGAAAGGCTTATGGAAAAATTAGAGCTGGCGTGA
- the era gene encoding GTPase Era: protein MPPFKSGFVSIIGRPNVGKSTLLNTILGEKIAIVSPKPQTTRNRIRGIKNMEDAQIIFLDTPGIHSDKGYLNEFMIREAISAIEDVDVIIYLVEASKTLEKDDSLIIDNLRRIKSPVLLGINKTDITRKDNILPLINEYSKLYPFKEIIPISATRGEGIETLVKLVVELLPEGPKYFPEDILTDLPERFIVAEIVREKIFKLTRQEIPYSTAVVIDSFKENPKLVPAGNKQGKGLVSISATINVERDSQKGIIIGKGGKMLKEIGTLARIDIEKLLGAKVYLELFVKVEKDWTKDKKLLKEFGYH from the coding sequence ATGCCGCCCTTTAAATCAGGTTTTGTGTCAATCATAGGCCGTCCGAATGTCGGAAAGTCCACGCTCCTTAACACAATCCTCGGAGAGAAGATTGCTATAGTCTCCCCTAAGCCCCAGACCACAAGGAACAGGATCCGCGGTATTAAAAATATGGAGGATGCCCAGATAATATTTCTGGATACACCTGGCATACATTCTGACAAGGGATATCTGAACGAATTTATGATAAGGGAGGCAATCTCTGCAATTGAAGATGTTGATGTAATCATTTATCTTGTTGAGGCTTCAAAGACGCTTGAAAAGGACGATTCTTTGATTATTGACAATCTAAGGCGGATTAAATCCCCTGTCCTACTCGGCATAAATAAAACAGATATAACGCGGAAAGACAATATTCTGCCTTTGATAAATGAATATTCAAAACTATACCCGTTCAAAGAGATTATCCCTATATCTGCGACCCGGGGAGAGGGAATAGAGACGCTTGTAAAGCTAGTCGTGGAGCTGCTGCCGGAGGGGCCGAAATATTTCCCGGAGGATATATTAACAGACCTTCCTGAACGTTTTATAGTTGCTGAGATTGTAAGGGAAAAGATATTTAAGCTTACAAGACAGGAGATACCTTACTCAACTGCTGTGGTGATTGATTCTTTTAAAGAAAATCCGAAGCTTGTCCCTGCAGGTAATAAGCAGGGAAAGGGGCTTGTCTCTATATCTGCGACAATCAATGTGGAGAGGGACTCGCAAAAGGGGATTATAATCGGCAAGGGCGGAAAGATGCTGAAGGAGATCGGCACGCTCGCCCGCATTGATATTGAAAAACTCCTTGGCGCAAAGGTCTATCTTGAGCTCTTTGTAAAAGTGGAAAAGGACTGGACAAAGGATAAAAAACTATTAAAGGAGTTTGGATACCATTGA
- a CDS encoding YihY/virulence factor BrkB family protein — MKKFFIIIADSIKAFSYDNCLTMAAAISFYALFSLLPLMFLLFSFIGFTLGTETRFFEQVLEFVKKSLPYLSDSIVGDIKGLIANRKVFGWFGIITLIWSAEFVILAIRDAMNIIFGEAEKMGFVKTRLVVWGTFFIWCAVFLISIGLPLAAEILSRIKIAAFGIDISYYLARSVTFKYFMPVVIMVIAVAFIFKIMVGKNIKARHAILGSIIFSVLWEAAKQLFALYITHFGSFNKMYGSLGAIMIMLLWIFYSAIILLFSAEFIASVKAPRK; from the coding sequence ATGAAAAAATTTTTTATTATTATAGCTGACAGCATCAAGGCATTTTCTTATGATAATTGCCTTACTATGGCTGCGGCAATATCATTTTATGCCTTATTTTCTCTGCTCCCGCTCATGTTTCTGCTGTTCTCTTTTATAGGCTTTACTCTCGGAACTGAGACACGGTTTTTTGAACAAGTTTTAGAATTTGTGAAAAAGAGTCTTCCTTATCTGAGCGACAGCATCGTGGGGGACATTAAAGGGCTTATAGCTAACCGCAAGGTCTTTGGCTGGTTTGGCATTATAACGCTCATCTGGAGCGCTGAGTTTGTAATACTTGCCATAAGAGATGCAATGAATATCATTTTTGGAGAAGCGGAGAAGATGGGCTTCGTAAAAACCAGGCTGGTTGTATGGGGGACATTCTTTATCTGGTGTGCGGTTTTTCTTATTTCCATAGGTCTTCCTCTTGCCGCAGAAATTTTAAGCAGAATAAAAATAGCCGCCTTCGGCATAGATATATCCTACTATCTTGCGAGGAGTGTAACCTTTAAATATTTCATGCCGGTTGTAATTATGGTTATTGCTGTGGCCTTTATATTCAAAATAATGGTCGGGAAAAACATAAAAGCAAGACATGCTATTTTAGGCAGCATAATATTCTCTGTTTTATGGGAGGCGGCAAAACAACTCTTTGCCTTATACATCACACATTTCGGAAGTTTTAACAAGATGTATGGCTCTCTCGGCGCTATTATGATAATGCTTTTATGGATATTTTATTCTGCAATTATATTGCTTTTCAGCGCCGAGTTTATTGCATCTGTAAAGGCGCCCAGGAAATGA
- a CDS encoding gamma carbonic anhydrase family protein, with protein MIKPYKDINPRIAPTAYIEESARIIGDVEIGEYSSVWCNAVLRGDVHYIRLGKRTNIQDNCVLHGTKGVYPVILGDDITVGHNVTLHGCVVKDRCLIGMGSIILDGVEIGEDSIIGAGALVTEKSIIPPRSLVMGLPGKVVRQLKDAEVSRILQSAKNYIEYSEGYKGR; from the coding sequence ATGATAAAACCTTATAAAGACATAAATCCAAGGATAGCTCCAACAGCATATATTGAAGAGAGCGCCCGGATAATCGGCGATGTGGAGATAGGCGAATATTCCAGCGTATGGTGCAATGCTGTCCTTCGCGGGGATGTCCATTATATCAGGCTGGGCAAACGGACAAATATTCAGGACAACTGCGTTCTTCACGGCACAAAAGGCGTTTATCCTGTGATACTCGGAGATGATATTACAGTGGGGCATAATGTTACGCTTCACGGCTGTGTGGTCAAGGACAGATGCCTTATCGGCATGGGTTCAATAATACTTGACGGCGTTGAGATTGGAGAGGATTCTATAATAGGCGCAGGCGCATTGGTTACCGAAAAAAGCATTATACCGCCGCGGAGCCTTGTAATGGGTCTGCCTGGAAAGGTTGTAAGACAGCTTAAAGACGCGGAGGTTTCAAGGATTTTACAATCTGCGAAAAACTATATTGAATATTCTGAAGGCTATAAAGGAAGATAA
- a CDS encoding Ppx/GppA phosphatase family protein encodes MSMGIATRYASIDIGTNTLRLLIAEIDNKKLKPVFLKRIITRLGGDYKEDIGISPAAEERTINTLGIFAEKIKEYGVQEIKAVATSVVRRAKNKKEFLKNVLERTGLDVRVISGDEEARLSLLGVLSVIGNGNKKCLVVDIGGGSTEFIAVDAGKMIGAWSMEMGVVHLTENYLKTDPPAHNELDAMENEINGIIADLKDLMKKACPCELKAGNGCLPSALLIGTAGTITTLASIDQRLEEYDADRINNYVLKYETVKKIYQWLASMPLKEREKVLSLEKGREDIIIPGAAIVLKAMEGFGFDKMTVSDAGLLEGILLDETGLG; translated from the coding sequence ATGAGCATGGGCATTGCAACACGATACGCATCAATTGACATTGGCACAAATACCCTAAGACTTCTTATTGCGGAAATCGACAATAAAAAATTAAAGCCTGTTTTCCTAAAAAGGATTATCACAAGGCTCGGCGGTGATTATAAAGAAGATATTGGCATATCGCCGGCAGCAGAGGAGAGGACAATAAATACCCTCGGGATATTCGCTGAAAAGATTAAAGAGTATGGTGTCCAAGAGATTAAGGCTGTTGCAACCAGTGTGGTGAGAAGGGCAAAGAATAAAAAAGAATTTCTCAAAAATGTCCTTGAAAGAACAGGATTAGACGTGAGGGTAATATCAGGGGATGAAGAGGCAAGGCTCTCTTTGTTAGGAGTTTTGTCGGTTATCGGAAATGGGAACAAAAAGTGTCTTGTGGTTGATATAGGCGGTGGAAGCACAGAATTTATTGCAGTAGATGCCGGAAAGATGATTGGTGCGTGGAGTATGGAGATGGGAGTTGTGCATCTCACAGAAAACTATTTAAAGACAGACCCGCCGGCTCACAATGAGTTAGATGCGATGGAAAATGAGATAAACGGCATTATTGCAGATTTGAAGGATTTGATGAAAAAAGCCTGTCCCTGTGAGCTTAAAGCAGGGAACGGCTGTTTGCCTTCAGCCTTGCTGATAGGCACAGCAGGCACGATAACAACACTGGCATCAATTGATCAGAGGCTTGAAGAATATGATGCTGACAGGATAAATAATTATGTATTAAAATATGAAACTGTTAAAAAGATATATCAATGGCTTGCGTCCATGCCTTTAAAAGAAAGGGAAAAGGTGTTATCCCTTGAGAAGGGGAGGGAGGATATTATAATACCTGGGGCGGCTATCGTATTAAAGGCAATGGAAGGTTTTGGCTTTGATAAAATGACTGTAAGCGATGCCGGGCTTTTGGAAGGAATATTGTTAGATGAGACAGGTTTAGGTTGA
- the pabB gene encoding aminodeoxychorismate synthase component I translates to MVIEACPAKPLDVFRKICAQPFPFFLDSCGINRYSLLGANPLILIKAQNNKVEVTGCGSIKITTDDVFTTVNSIFNKFKKAKRRLSLPFPFQGGGMAGYFGYDLKNQIEDLSKKKAVLPVIPNCILGVYDTIFVYDCKINKGYCISAGLTSDGREEKLLAKERVSRLLDIISADDRQRILPSQTSTYKDNIESNFTKTGYIDAIKIIQGYIASGDIYQANLSQRFIVNYKGNPAALYNTLRKINPAPFGAFLNYGDFQIISNSPERLLKIKDNIAETSPIKGTRPRGKNITGDQYLIRDLKNSKKEKAEHIMIVDLERSDLGMFCEYGSVKVKSLKKICAYPTLHHMVSTVTGKVKNGMSPVDCLRLFFPGGSVTGAPKIRAMEIIEEMEPTPRGIYTGAIGWIDFCGNMDMSMAIRTAVLKNGHLYLNVGGGIVADSKPEEEYQETILKAKAFFKAIGIEEQGLGIRKLV, encoded by the coding sequence ATGGTGATAGAGGCATGTCCTGCCAAACCTTTAGATGTTTTCCGTAAAATATGCGCGCAGCCTTTTCCCTTTTTCTTAGATAGCTGCGGCATAAATAGATATTCTCTGCTGGGCGCAAATCCGCTTATTTTAATAAAGGCGCAAAATAACAAGGTAGAAGTTACCGGCTGCGGTTCAATAAAGATTACAACAGATGATGTATTTACCACAGTAAATTCTATATTCAATAAATTCAAAAAAGCCAAAAGAAGATTATCACTCCCCTTCCCTTTTCAAGGGGGAGGCATGGCAGGCTATTTCGGATATGACCTGAAAAATCAGATCGAGGATCTTTCAAAGAAAAAGGCCGTCCTTCCTGTTATCCCCAATTGTATTCTGGGCGTATATGATACCATTTTTGTTTATGACTGCAAAATAAATAAAGGTTATTGCATTTCCGCCGGCTTAACTTCTGACGGCAGAGAGGAAAAATTATTAGCAAAAGAGCGGGTAAGCCGATTGTTGGACATTATCAGCGCAGATGACAGGCAAAGGATTCTCCCTTCGCAGACGAGCACATACAAAGATAACATCGAGTCAAATTTTACTAAAACCGGTTATATTGATGCAATCAAGATTATACAGGGATATATCGCATCTGGAGACATATATCAGGCAAATCTGTCTCAAAGATTTATTGTCAATTATAAAGGGAATCCGGCAGCCCTTTACAATACCCTGCGAAAGATAAACCCTGCTCCATTTGGAGCTTTCCTTAATTATGGGGATTTCCAGATAATATCCAATTCGCCTGAGAGGCTTCTTAAAATTAAAGACAACATCGCAGAAACGAGCCCGATAAAAGGGACAAGACCGAGGGGAAAGAACATAACAGGAGATCAATATCTCATAAGAGACCTTAAAAACAGCAAAAAGGAAAAGGCAGAACATATAATGATAGTGGATTTAGAGAGAAGCGATTTGGGGATGTTCTGCGAATACGGCTCAGTAAAGGTAAAATCCCTAAAAAAAATATGCGCATATCCTACGCTTCACCACATGGTTTCCACGGTTACTGGAAAGGTAAAAAATGGGATGAGCCCTGTAGATTGCTTAAGGTTATTTTTCCCCGGCGGCTCAGTAACCGGCGCACCCAAGATTAGGGCAATGGAGATAATAGAAGAGATGGAACCCACGCCACGCGGCATATACACAGGGGCAATAGGCTGGATAGATTTCTGCGGCAATATGGATATGTCAATGGCAATAAGGACTGCTGTGTTAAAAAACGGGCATTTATATCTGAATGTAGGCGGCGGTATTGTTGCTGATTCTAAGCCGGAAGAAGAATATCAGGAGACAATATTGAAGGCCAAGGCGTTTTTCAAGGCAATTGGCATTGAAGAACAGGGGTTAGGGATTAGAAAGCTGGTTTAG
- the der gene encoding ribosome biogenesis GTPase Der has translation MKPIVAIVGRPNVGKSTLFNRIIGKQKALVKNEPGVTRDLNYADVVEQGRAFTLIDTGGFELPKRGRGDLTMLTKVREQVMLAIEEADIIVFLMDGREGFLSSDRDIADILRRADKKPIYAVNKIDTDKQEQGITDFYALGMEDLAFVSAEGGRGVYELLDKIIDSIPKTSAKEEEDRIKLAVAGRPNVGKSSLVNRLLGYKRVIVSDIPGTTRDAIDTPFNYNKKKYLLIDTAGIRKKTRIARTLEQYSVMSAIKSIDRCNIALLIIDAKDGLTEQDEKIAGLAYERGKGCIIVVNKWDIIQKETNTIKEYTERIRWKAGFLRFAPVIFVSAFTGQRVFNILEKVEEVLAQLEKRVPTSQLNNFFDGFKKYHQPPIYKSKAVKIYYITQTDIKPPTFVAFVNFTEGIHFSYERFLVNKIREAFGLDKIPIRLYFRKRQR, from the coding sequence TTGAAACCCATTGTTGCAATAGTCGGCAGGCCAAATGTAGGAAAGTCAACATTGTTTAACCGCATCATCGGCAAACAAAAGGCCCTTGTCAAGAATGAGCCTGGCGTGACCAGAGACTTAAATTATGCGGATGTGGTTGAACAGGGGAGGGCATTTACCCTGATTGACACAGGCGGGTTTGAGCTGCCAAAAAGAGGCAGAGGGGATTTGACTATGCTTACCAAGGTAAGAGAGCAGGTTATGCTTGCAATAGAAGAGGCCGACATTATTGTATTTCTCATGGACGGCCGCGAGGGTTTCCTTTCATCTGATAGAGATATTGCAGATATATTGAGAAGGGCTGATAAAAAGCCCATTTATGCGGTAAATAAAATAGATACAGATAAGCAAGAGCAGGGGATTACTGATTTTTATGCCTTAGGCATGGAAGACCTCGCCTTTGTTTCAGCGGAAGGGGGGAGGGGAGTGTATGAACTGCTGGATAAAATAATAGACTCTATTCCTAAAACCAGCGCCAAAGAGGAAGAAGATAGGATAAAACTTGCTGTTGCAGGGAGGCCCAATGTCGGCAAATCCTCTCTTGTAAACAGACTGCTCGGATATAAAAGGGTCATTGTGAGCGATATTCCCGGCACCACAAGAGATGCAATTGACACGCCGTTCAATTATAATAAAAAAAAATATCTGCTTATAGACACAGCCGGCATAAGAAAGAAGACAAGGATTGCCAGAACGCTTGAGCAGTATTCTGTCATGTCGGCCATAAAAAGTATTGACAGGTGCAATATTGCGCTGCTCATCATAGATGCAAAGGACGGCTTGACAGAACAGGATGAGAAGATAGCAGGTCTTGCCTATGAGAGGGGGAAGGGGTGCATTATTGTTGTAAACAAATGGGACATTATTCAAAAGGAGACAAATACCATCAAGGAATATACAGAGAGGATAAGATGGAAGGCAGGCTTCTTACGGTTTGCGCCTGTGATATTCGTATCGGCATTCACAGGCCAAAGGGTCTTTAATATCCTTGAGAAAGTAGAAGAGGTGCTGGCGCAGCTTGAGAAAAGGGTGCCGACCTCACAGCTAAATAATTTTTTTGATGGTTTTAAAAAATATCACCAACCGCCTATCTATAAAAGCAAGGCCGTGAAGATTTATTACATAACCCAGACAGACATAAAGCCGCCCACATTTGTTGCCTTCGTGAATTTTACGGAAGGCATCCACTTCTCTTATGAACGGTTTCTTGTAAACAAGATTAGAGAGGCATTTGGATTGGATAAAATACCCATCAGGCTTTATTTTAGAAAGAGGCAGAGGTAA